Proteins encoded by one window of Flavobacterium sp. N502540:
- a CDS encoding lysylphosphatidylglycerol synthase domain-containing protein, whose protein sequence is MISIPHKAKQFLVLLIKLLIVGGAFYFIYNQLANNDQLDWQKFIVLFRKNQSVLGIGFILLLSVLNRYFEILKWQNLAKVIHEISLGEATKQVLAALTAGIFTPNGVGEYAGKALYYPKSEAKKVIFLNLICNGIQMILTVIFGIFGLLYFNVKHEIITTQTVAVLFGGFVLLLVVLFSVKKIKIKGYSIEKLIHKINEIPKPIHRKNILLGILRYLVFSHQYYFLFLAFDVDLPYLTLIATIAVVYFLASSLPTFQFLDFAVKGSVAIYFFGILGVNEWIVVFISTLMWFLNVVLPVVIGAYYVLNFKTKTTE, encoded by the coding sequence ATGATTTCAATTCCTCACAAAGCTAAGCAATTCCTTGTTCTTCTAATCAAACTTTTGATTGTAGGTGGTGCATTTTACTTTATTTATAATCAGTTGGCGAACAATGATCAATTGGACTGGCAGAAATTTATTGTATTGTTTCGTAAAAATCAGTCCGTATTAGGAATTGGGTTTATATTACTTTTGAGTGTTTTGAACCGTTATTTCGAAATTCTGAAATGGCAAAATCTGGCTAAGGTAATTCATGAAATTTCTTTGGGAGAAGCGACTAAACAAGTGCTGGCAGCTTTAACAGCCGGAATTTTCACGCCAAACGGAGTGGGAGAGTACGCCGGAAAAGCCTTGTATTATCCGAAATCAGAGGCAAAGAAAGTAATTTTCTTAAACCTGATCTGCAACGGAATCCAGATGATCTTAACGGTGATTTTCGGGATTTTTGGATTGCTGTATTTCAATGTCAAACATGAGATCATTACAACGCAAACAGTTGCTGTTTTATTTGGGGGGTTTGTGTTGCTGTTGGTTGTTTTGTTTTCCGTGAAGAAAATAAAAATTAAAGGATATTCAATAGAGAAATTAATACATAAAATTAACGAAATCCCGAAACCAATTCATCGCAAAAATATTCTTCTAGGGATTTTGCGGTATCTGGTTTTTTCGCATCAGTACTACTTCTTGTTTTTGGCTTTTGATGTCGATTTGCCTTACCTTACGCTAATTGCTACTATTGCTGTAGTTTACTTTTTGGCTTCGTCACTGCCTACTTTTCAGTTTCTGGATTTTGCGGTAAAAGGAAGTGTTGCGATTTATTTCTTTGGAATTTTAGGGGTAAACGAGTGGATTGTAGTTTTTATCAGTACACTGATGTGGTTTCTTAATGTGGTTTTGCCGGTCGTTATAGGTGCTTATTACGTTTTGAATTTTAAAACCAAAACTACAGAATGA
- a CDS encoding glycosyltransferase family 2 protein, which produces MIWILFTVLAIYLITIGLLVYGFFKVKKYQNADLKPQTSFTIIVPFRDEEENLPNLLESFSKLNYPNDLFEVILVDDNSKEKFQISHFTFQISQIDNLRISNSPKKDAISTAMQLVKTDWVVTTDADCLVPENWLLTFDNYIQQNKVSMLAGAVTYECENSFLHHFQQLDLTSLQGATIGSFGLQRAFMCNGANFAYTKLLFEDLNGFEGNSKIASGDDVFLLQKAVGLFPDEAHYLKSTDAIVSTKPTEDWKTLFYQRVRWAAKTSSYQSSFGKLLGLIVFLGNLSFVIGFCSVLFSMLPYYCFVLLAFSKFTIDFILLYATNCFLVKDKIKSLFLSSLLYPFFSSAVALYSLFGSYEWKGRKFTK; this is translated from the coding sequence ATGATTTGGATTTTGTTTACTGTATTAGCTATCTATCTGATTACCATTGGTTTGCTTGTTTATGGTTTTTTTAAAGTAAAAAAGTACCAAAATGCAGATTTGAAACCTCAAACAAGCTTTACAATTATAGTTCCGTTTCGGGATGAAGAAGAGAACTTGCCTAACCTTTTAGAAAGTTTTTCAAAACTGAATTACCCTAATGATTTGTTTGAAGTTATTTTGGTAGATGATAATTCTAAGGAGAAATTTCAAATCTCACATTTTACATTTCAAATTTCGCAAATTGACAATCTTCGGATTTCGAATTCTCCCAAAAAAGATGCTATCTCGACTGCTATGCAATTGGTGAAAACAGATTGGGTTGTTACTACAGATGCCGATTGCCTGGTGCCTGAGAATTGGTTGTTAACCTTCGATAATTACATTCAGCAAAATAAGGTTTCGATGCTGGCAGGAGCGGTAACGTACGAATGTGAGAACTCTTTTTTGCACCATTTTCAGCAATTGGATTTAACGAGTCTGCAAGGTGCTACTATTGGAAGTTTTGGACTTCAAAGAGCTTTTATGTGCAACGGAGCCAATTTTGCTTACACTAAATTGCTGTTTGAAGATTTAAATGGATTTGAAGGGAATAGCAAAATCGCCAGTGGAGATGATGTGTTTTTACTGCAAAAAGCGGTTGGTTTATTTCCTGATGAAGCTCACTATTTAAAATCGACAGACGCAATTGTAAGCACAAAACCAACAGAAGACTGGAAGACCTTATTTTATCAAAGGGTTCGTTGGGCAGCCAAAACAAGTTCCTATCAAAGCAGTTTTGGAAAGCTATTAGGGCTTATTGTTTTCTTAGGAAATTTGAGTTTTGTAATAGGGTTTTGTTCTGTGCTTTTTTCGATGTTGCCTTATTATTGCTTTGTTTTGCTGGCTTTTTCAAAATTTACAATCGATTTTATCTTGCTCTATGCTACGAATTGTTTTTTAGTGAAAGACAAAATAAAAAGTTTGTTCTTAAGTAGTTTGTTGTATCCTTTTTTCAGTTCGGCTGTGGCTTTGTACAGCTTATTTGGTTCTTATGAATGGAAAGGAAGAAAGTTCACGAAATAG
- a CDS encoding DUF456 domain-containing protein → MDLLLLLLGFICMIVGIFGSFLPVLPGLSSCWVGLLLLYLTKAVENNYWALGITLLLTIVITILDYIIPAKGTKKFGGSSYGVWGTNIGLIVGIIAPIPFGVIIGPFVGAFVGELIYDSTNHQRALKAATGSVLGFLASSFVNFLCCIIFLGIFISIVWQNRLLLF, encoded by the coding sequence ATGGATTTACTATTGTTGTTGCTTGGATTTATATGCATGATTGTTGGGATTTTTGGTAGTTTTCTGCCTGTATTACCCGGATTGTCATCTTGCTGGGTGGGGTTGTTACTGCTGTACCTGACCAAAGCAGTTGAAAACAATTATTGGGCTTTAGGTATTACACTTTTACTAACGATTGTAATTACGATTCTTGATTATATCATTCCGGCAAAAGGGACTAAAAAATTTGGAGGGAGTTCGTATGGCGTATGGGGAACTAACATTGGTTTAATTGTAGGTATTATTGCTCCTATTCCTTTTGGAGTTATTATTGGGCCTTTTGTAGGGGCTTTCGTTGGAGAATTAATTTATGATTCGACCAATCATCAAAGAGCACTGAAAGCGGCAACAGGATCCGTTTTAGGTTTTTTGGCTTCGAGTTTCGTGAATTTTTTATGCTGCATTATTTTCCTGGGTATTTTTATTAGCATTGTCTGGCAAAATCGCTTATTACTGTTTTAA
- a CDS encoding DUF937 domain-containing protein, with protein MTPNLQIELRRFISSNVVSKLNKFYFENDALLIKGIDVSIGTVLMGLYNRAEELDFYKGITSMMQDDSTFYQEVDFTSGRILSVDDCYRLEGNSLLKEIFTNKKGRISEMISNEVGIKSETAREILNFSALLVVSYLKNNIQILESLKLLLEDQKRDILNSIPPGIKIILGFSCYETVEEKNQSIGRSIFTLFGHNFFSF; from the coding sequence ATGACTCCTAACCTACAAATTGAACTTAGACGTTTTATTTCTTCTAATGTTGTTTCAAAGTTGAACAAGTTTTATTTTGAAAATGATGCACTTTTAATTAAAGGAATTGATGTTTCGATAGGTACGGTTTTAATGGGGTTGTATAACAGGGCGGAGGAGTTGGATTTTTACAAGGGAATTACTTCAATGATGCAGGACGATTCTACTTTCTATCAGGAAGTCGATTTTACATCAGGACGTATTTTATCAGTTGATGATTGTTATCGATTAGAAGGGAATAGTTTGCTGAAAGAAATATTTACCAATAAAAAAGGCAGGATTTCTGAAATGATTTCTAATGAAGTTGGAATCAAAAGTGAAACAGCCCGAGAAATTCTTAATTTTTCTGCCTTATTAGTCGTCTCTTATCTTAAGAATAATATCCAAATATTAGAGAGTTTAAAATTGCTTTTAGAAGATCAAAAAAGAGATATTTTAAACAGTATTCCTCCCGGAATCAAAATTATCCTCGGTTTTTCCTGTTACGAAACGGTAGAAGAAAAAAACCAATCTATAGGAAGATCTATTTTTACTTTATTCGGTCATAACTTTTTCAGCTTCTAA
- a CDS encoding pseudouridine synthase has translation MNNKEGNNKRGGSRPNSSRPNSNKPKPPMAKRAQGPKKVKPAVKAAEEEKAQKIKKQNQAPKRQKASDEIRLNKYISNSGVCSRRDADIYIQSGNVKVNGVPVTEMGYLVKLNDVVNFDGVTLTPEKKEYILLNKPKNFTTALDEGQEYRNVLELVRGSTTAKIAPIGRMDKNTTGLLLFTNDTDMIRKFTLPNQKSSKIYQVSLDKNLKFEDLEKISKGLVLDGHRVFVEEISYIEKEAKSEVGLKLRSSNVKVVRAIFENFDYDVLRIDRVSFAGLTKKNLPRGNWRFLTDQEVINLKNV, from the coding sequence ATGAACAATAAGGAAGGCAATAATAAAAGAGGCGGTTCGAGACCAAATAGCTCAAGACCAAACTCTAACAAGCCAAAACCTCCTATGGCAAAACGTGCTCAAGGGCCGAAAAAGGTGAAACCTGCTGTGAAGGCTGCCGAAGAAGAAAAGGCGCAGAAAATTAAAAAACAGAATCAGGCTCCAAAAAGACAAAAAGCTTCAGACGAAATTCGTTTAAACAAATACATCTCAAATTCAGGTGTTTGTTCTCGTCGTGATGCCGATATATACATTCAGTCCGGAAATGTTAAAGTAAATGGAGTTCCGGTAACTGAAATGGGTTATTTAGTAAAATTAAATGATGTTGTAAATTTCGACGGTGTTACTTTGACTCCTGAAAAGAAAGAATACATCTTATTAAACAAACCTAAAAACTTTACCACTGCTCTTGACGAGGGTCAGGAATATCGTAATGTTTTAGAGTTAGTTCGTGGTTCTACAACGGCAAAAATTGCTCCGATTGGAAGAATGGACAAAAACACAACCGGTTTATTGCTGTTTACTAACGACACAGACATGATTCGTAAATTTACTTTACCAAATCAAAAATCATCTAAAATTTACCAGGTTTCTTTGGATAAAAACTTGAAATTTGAAGATTTAGAAAAAATAAGTAAAGGCTTAGTTCTTGACGGACACCGGGTTTTCGTAGAAGAAATCAGTTATATTGAAAAAGAAGCAAAAAGTGAAGTAGGTCTTAAATTACGTTCTTCGAATGTAAAAGTAGTACGTGCTATTTTCGAAAACTTTGACTATGATGTATTACGTATTGACCGTGTATCGTTTGCAGGTTTAACTAAAAAGAATTTACCGAGAGGTAACTGGCGTTTTTTAACTGACCAAGAAGTTATCAACTTGAAAAACGTATAA
- a CDS encoding geranylgeranylglycerol-phosphate geranylgeranyltransferase, translating into MLSRQHKLLVMKIVSLFSVVRGYNIPIIVLAQYLSSIFILAPEKRALDILLDFNLFLIVFASAITIASGYIINNFYDSQKDLINRPNKSMLDRLVSQKTKLSVYFTLNFIAALMALIVSWRAFLFFSAYIFLIWFYSHKIKKYPIVGNLCAAFLAVVPFFAILLYFYNKISFEEIENHMSHFMVISSHAVFLFLLLLIREMIKDLENLKGDLANNYRTIPILYNETVSKQIITVLTILTVVPVYILINIYDVGYMDIYFYVCFGILLFFLIYLWKSNSKEQFLLLHNILKFLIVSGVFCIVLINPAVLWHGKNLLLKS; encoded by the coding sequence ATGTTAAGCAGACAGCACAAACTTTTAGTAATGAAAATTGTTAGTTTGTTCTCCGTAGTGAGAGGCTATAACATCCCGATTATTGTTTTGGCTCAATACTTATCCTCTATTTTTATACTGGCACCGGAAAAAAGAGCACTGGATATTTTGCTGGATTTCAATTTATTTTTAATCGTTTTTGCTTCCGCAATCACTATTGCTTCGGGTTATATTATCAATAATTTCTACGACAGTCAAAAAGATTTAATCAACAGACCTAACAAATCAATGTTAGACAGATTAGTCAGCCAAAAAACAAAACTATCTGTTTATTTTACACTCAACTTCATTGCGGCCTTAATGGCGCTGATTGTTTCCTGGCGTGCTTTTCTATTCTTTTCGGCATACATTTTCCTCATTTGGTTCTACTCTCATAAAATAAAAAAATATCCTATTGTTGGTAATCTCTGTGCGGCCTTCCTGGCAGTAGTTCCATTCTTTGCTATTCTGTTATATTTCTATAATAAAATTTCATTTGAAGAAATCGAGAATCACATGAGTCATTTCATGGTTATTTCATCTCATGCGGTTTTCTTGTTTTTATTGTTGCTCATCCGGGAAATGATAAAAGATCTGGAGAATCTTAAAGGTGATTTAGCTAACAATTACAGGACAATCCCAATACTTTACAACGAAACGGTTTCCAAACAAATCATTACAGTTTTAACGATCCTGACAGTGGTTCCGGTTTATATTTTAATCAACATTTACGATGTGGGTTATATGGACATTTACTTTTATGTCTGTTTTGGCATATTGCTGTTTTTCCTGATTTATTTATGGAAATCAAACTCTAAGGAACAATTTTTACTATTACACAATATTTTAAAATTCCTGATTGTTTCGGGAGTATTTTGCATCGTATTAATTAATCCAGCCGTCTTATGGCATGGGAAAAATTTATTACTAAAATCTTAA
- a CDS encoding mevalonate kinase — protein sequence MKGPLFYSKILLFGEYGIIRDSKGLSIPYNFYNGALKKTEEPSAEAMASNASLKRFAAYLETLQTEQPDLVAFDLMALKNDVETGMYFDSSIPQGYGVGSSGALVAAIYDKYATHKITVLENLTREKLLQLKNIFAQMESFFHGKSSGLDPLNSYLSIPILINSKDNIEATGIPTQSFDGKGAVFLLDSGIVGETAPMVNIFMESLKDKGFRTMLKNQFVKYTDACVENFLHGDMKSLFTNTKKLSKVVLNNFKPMIPEQFHGIWQNGIDTNDYYLKLCGSGGGGYILGFTEDLERAKASLKDYKLEVVYQF from the coding sequence ATGAAAGGACCCTTATTTTACTCAAAAATATTACTCTTTGGAGAGTACGGAATCATCCGTGACTCTAAAGGACTTTCTATTCCTTATAATTTTTACAACGGTGCTTTGAAAAAAACCGAAGAGCCTTCGGCAGAAGCAATGGCATCCAACGCAAGCTTAAAACGTTTTGCAGCTTATCTTGAAACTTTACAGACAGAACAGCCGGATTTGGTTGCTTTCGATTTGATGGCTTTAAAGAATGATGTAGAAACCGGAATGTATTTCGATTCCAGTATTCCACAAGGATACGGAGTAGGAAGCAGTGGTGCACTTGTTGCCGCAATTTACGATAAATACGCTACTCATAAAATAACCGTTTTAGAAAATCTGACTCGCGAAAAGCTATTACAATTAAAGAATATTTTCGCTCAAATGGAAAGTTTCTTCCATGGAAAAAGCTCTGGTTTAGATCCTTTAAACAGTTACTTAAGCATTCCTATTTTAATCAATTCGAAAGATAACATTGAAGCAACCGGAATTCCAACTCAGAGTTTTGATGGAAAAGGGGCTGTATTTTTGTTAGATTCAGGAATTGTAGGCGAAACTGCTCCGATGGTTAACATTTTCATGGAAAGCCTGAAAGACAAAGGCTTCCGTACTATGCTTAAAAATCAGTTTGTAAAATATACCGATGCTTGTGTAGAAAACTTTTTACATGGTGACATGAAATCGTTGTTTACTAATACTAAAAAGCTATCAAAAGTCGTTTTAAACAACTTCAAACCAATGATTCCGGAACAATTTCATGGGATCTGGCAAAACGGAATTGACACGAATGACTACTATCTGAAACTTTGCGGTTCCGGAGGAGGCGGTTATATTCTGGGCTTTACCGAGGATTTGGAACGTGCCAAAGCATCTTTAAAAGATTATAAATTAGAAGTCGTTTATCAATTCTAA
- a CDS encoding type II toxin-antitoxin system RelE/ParE family toxin, with amino-acid sequence MRQIIISDLAQSAIENLLEYLEVKWSERIRKKFAIKLYQTVKILQVNPEAFPKSEHNKKVHKCVITKQSTLFYKFNNKRIEIIAFFDTRQDPNKIKKDII; translated from the coding sequence ATGAGGCAAATTATAATTTCAGACCTCGCTCAATCAGCTATTGAAAATCTTCTAGAATATTTAGAAGTAAAATGGTCAGAGAGAATTCGGAAAAAATTTGCAATTAAACTATATCAAACGGTAAAAATTCTTCAAGTTAACCCTGAAGCATTTCCAAAATCTGAGCACAATAAAAAAGTACATAAATGTGTGATTACAAAACAATCAACATTATTCTATAAATTCAACAATAAAAGAATTGAGATAATTGCTTTTTTTGACACCAGACAAGACCCAAATAAAATAAAAAAAGACATAATATAA
- a CDS encoding diphosphomevalonate/mevalonate 3,5-bisphosphate decarboxylase family protein codes for MFTAADFIPNTYTSSIENGNFEWSAPSNIALVKYWGKKDNQIPANPSVSFTLKNCKTITKLAFAKRETSPASNFSFDLLFEGKPKEDFKPKIQKFLERIEIYLPFLKEYHFTIDTQNTFPHSSGIASSASGMAALAMNFMSLEKVLNPEMTEDYFYQKASFLARLGSGSACRSVKGNLVAWGNQANIKGSSDLYGVEFPSTVHENFNNYQDTILLVDKGEKQVSSTVGHDLMHNHPYAERRFAQAHENLDQLITIFESGNLNEFIKVVESEALTLHAMMMTSMPYYILMKPNTLQIINAIWKFRNETQIPVCFTLDAGANVHVLYPENVSDKVLQFIQDELVVFCQNGQYICDEIGDGAIAL; via the coding sequence ATGTTTACAGCAGCTGATTTTATTCCTAATACCTATACTTCATCCATCGAAAACGGAAATTTTGAATGGAGCGCACCCAGCAATATTGCGTTAGTAAAATACTGGGGGAAAAAAGACAATCAGATTCCGGCAAATCCTTCAGTAAGTTTTACGCTTAAAAATTGTAAAACGATCACTAAACTTGCTTTTGCAAAGAGAGAAACTTCTCCTGCAAGTAATTTCTCCTTTGATTTACTTTTTGAAGGAAAACCAAAGGAAGACTTCAAGCCAAAAATTCAAAAGTTTCTGGAACGAATTGAAATCTATTTACCTTTTCTGAAAGAGTATCATTTTACTATTGATACTCAAAATACCTTTCCACACAGTTCAGGGATTGCTTCCTCCGCTTCAGGAATGGCAGCTTTGGCAATGAATTTTATGAGTTTAGAGAAAGTATTAAATCCTGAAATGACTGAAGATTACTTTTACCAAAAAGCTTCTTTTTTAGCCCGTTTGGGATCCGGAAGTGCCTGCAGAAGTGTAAAAGGAAATCTGGTAGCTTGGGGAAATCAGGCAAATATTAAAGGAAGTTCTGATTTGTATGGTGTTGAATTCCCTTCTACCGTTCACGAAAATTTCAACAACTATCAGGATACCATTTTACTGGTTGATAAAGGTGAAAAACAAGTTTCCAGTACTGTTGGACATGATTTAATGCACAATCATCCCTACGCTGAAAGACGTTTTGCTCAGGCGCATGAAAATCTGGATCAGTTAATTACCATTTTTGAAAGCGGTAATCTGAACGAATTTATAAAAGTAGTCGAAAGTGAAGCATTGACATTACATGCCATGATGATGACTTCTATGCCCTACTATATTTTAATGAAACCGAACACCTTGCAAATCATTAATGCCATCTGGAAGTTCCGAAATGAGACTCAGATTCCGGTTTGCTTTACTCTTGATGCCGGAGCAAATGTTCATGTCCTCTATCCCGAAAACGTTAGCGATAAAGTACTACAATTTATTCAGGACGAATTAGTTGTATTTTGTCAGAATGGTCAGTACATTTGCGACGAAATTGGAGATGGTGCAATTGCATTGTAA
- a CDS encoding TspO/MBR family protein: protein MNKAAKIAIALVICLMVGYSASIVTRPSVETWYPTLIKPPFNPPNWIFMPVWTLLYIFMAVAAGLVWDKIKEQKETVKMALGFFIIQLTLNAIWSYLFFELKNPMLALIEIVLLWLMIYETYLKFIKINKIAGYLLIPYMVWVAFAAVLNASIWWLN, encoded by the coding sequence ATGAACAAGGCAGCCAAAATTGCAATTGCATTAGTTATTTGTTTAATGGTAGGGTATTCTGCAAGTATAGTGACAAGACCAAGTGTTGAAACATGGTATCCTACTCTTATAAAACCTCCTTTTAATCCGCCTAATTGGATTTTTATGCCAGTTTGGACATTGCTTTATATTTTTATGGCGGTTGCAGCGGGACTGGTTTGGGATAAAATAAAAGAGCAGAAAGAGACGGTGAAAATGGCTTTAGGTTTCTTCATCATTCAGCTGACGTTAAACGCGATCTGGTCTTACTTGTTCTTCGAATTAAAGAACCCAATGCTAGCCCTAATTGAAATTGTACTTTTATGGCTGATGATTTATGAAACCTATTTGAAATTCATTAAAATCAATAAAATTGCCGGATATTTATTGATTCCGTATATGGTTTGGGTAGCATTTGCTGCAGTTTTAAATGCCAGTATCTGGTGGTTGAATTGA
- a CDS encoding BACON domain-containing protein: MKKIITLIILTFTLFSCSSNDSKENPKDIENENISYSIPDSLNFNTVNDKLILSINNDGKTTINYSITSSKSYITLSSNTGNITANNHSEVAISVDRKNLVSGKVFSKLYLNINNKKDSIVVSVNNFIEQKTFLQTDVVDAEFSKSTNQLVYVSASPAAVNILTSASGTTQSIPLLYVPTCISISQDGKTAAVGHDAHITYIDLNTKSVINTYDISCYAIDIVLTSNKWAYVFPERDQRAQIRCVNLNIPNNNENLHTGNQIYAGTKARLQPFTNYIYGANNGLTPSDIEKYSIQNGIAQYVYDSPYHGDYPMNGNLWFSEDGTRIFTRGKTVLKTSEIRNQDMIYNGKINTDSNSNIEWLDHSSAKNNLYLILTTGDSWTPKKAPFIYVYNSSNLTYKKKIELEKYMIISNNGVGKFYDPEPYFAFSDSSGNNLFVITKATGAGLNKEWSFQKITIE; this comes from the coding sequence ATGAAAAAAATCATAACTCTTATAATTCTAACATTTACCCTTTTTAGCTGTTCAAGCAATGATTCAAAAGAGAACCCTAAAGATATTGAAAACGAAAATATTTCCTATTCAATACCTGACTCTTTAAACTTCAATACAGTAAATGACAAACTGATACTATCAATCAATAATGACGGTAAAACGACGATCAATTATAGCATTACCAGTTCAAAAAGTTATATTACACTTTCTTCAAACACAGGTAATATTACTGCTAATAATCACAGTGAGGTAGCTATTTCTGTAGATAGAAAAAATCTGGTTAGTGGTAAAGTGTTTTCTAAATTATATTTAAACATTAACAACAAGAAGGACTCTATTGTTGTGAGTGTCAATAATTTTATAGAGCAAAAAACGTTTTTGCAAACTGATGTTGTTGATGCCGAATTTTCCAAATCTACTAATCAATTGGTTTATGTTTCCGCAAGTCCTGCGGCGGTTAACATCTTAACCTCGGCCTCCGGAACAACTCAAAGTATTCCTTTATTATACGTCCCAACATGTATCTCCATTTCCCAAGACGGGAAAACTGCAGCCGTTGGACATGACGCACATATTACGTATATCGATTTAAATACTAAATCTGTAATAAATACTTACGATATATCATGTTATGCGATTGATATTGTACTCACAAGTAATAAGTGGGCCTACGTTTTTCCTGAACGGGATCAACGGGCGCAAATTAGATGTGTGAATTTGAATATACCAAATAACAACGAAAACCTGCACACCGGTAATCAAATATACGCAGGCACTAAAGCAAGACTACAACCATTCACCAATTACATTTATGGTGCAAACAATGGTTTAACTCCTTCTGATATTGAAAAATACAGCATTCAAAATGGCATTGCTCAATATGTGTATGACTCTCCATACCACGGAGATTATCCAATGAATGGAAATCTATGGTTTTCTGAAGATGGAACCAGAATATTTACACGAGGTAAGACAGTCCTAAAAACATCAGAAATCAGGAACCAGGACATGATATACAATGGAAAAATAAATACCGATTCAAATTCAAATATAGAATGGCTAGATCATTCATCAGCTAAAAATAATCTATATTTAATTTTAACGACCGGAGATTCCTGGACACCTAAAAAAGCTCCATTTATATACGTATACAATTCTAGTAATCTTACTTATAAAAAGAAAATAGAATTAGAAAAATATATGATAATTAGTAATAATGGTGTTGGAAAGTTCTACGATCCTGAACCCTATTTTGCATTTAGTGACTCTTCAGGGAACAATTTATTTGTTATAACAAAAGCCACAGGAGCAGGTTTAAACAAAGAATGGTCTTTTCAAAAAATTACCATAGAATAG